Proteins encoded by one window of Macrobrachium rosenbergii isolate ZJJX-2024 unplaced genomic scaffold, ASM4041242v1 13909, whole genome shotgun sequence:
- the LOC136838051 gene encoding uncharacterized protein has product MCEEMNVETVLKGKRLRSTKKHFAYEAPDEPIADAMKRLGATFFNVVVDTAIESLTDRFKTLGEVRDRFGVLLNFQKLDDQALSNQCDNLCMTLSTENESDIDGKELAVEVKNLPRLPTGDMTALELLTFIHKKHLEELYPNLWVALRIACTLSVTVNSAERSFSKLKLIKTYLRPSMGQDRLT; this is encoded by the coding sequence ATGTGTGAGGAAATGAATGTAGAAACTGTACTCAAAGGGAAAAGATTAAGAAGCACAAAAAAGCACTTTGCTTATGAAGCCCCAGATGAGCCCATTGCAGATGCCATGAAGAGGCTAGGAGCAACATTCTTTAATGTTGTTGTTGACACAGCCATTGAATCCTTAACTGATAGGTTTAAAACACTGGGTGAAGTGAGAGACAGATTTGGAGTGCTGCTCAATTTCCAAAAACTGGATGATCAGGCATTGAGCAACCAGTGTGACAACCTCTGCATGACATTAAgcactgaaaatgaaagtgaCATTGATGGAAAGGAGCTGGCTGTGGAAGTCAAAAACTTGCCAAGGTTACCCACAGGTGACATGACTGCTCTTGAGCTCCTCACCTTTATCCACAAAAAACATTTGGAGGAACTGTATCCCAATCTGTGGGTTGCCCTGAGAATTGCCTGCACTCTGTCGGTGACAGTGAACTCAGCAGAGAGGAGCTTCTCAAAGCTGAAGCTCATCAAGACCTATCTAAGGCCTTCCATGGGACAGGATCGACTCACTTAG